The Haloarcula halophila nucleotide sequence ATCGAGTGCGTAGACCGGGTCGTTCAGAGCCTCAATAACCGTCTCATGGCGTTCGAGCGTCCGTTCCCGCTCGTCTCGCTCGGTGGCATTACGGACGGTACAAACGAGATCTCCTCTGTCCGTCGTAGAGATGATGTGATCTTCGACGAAGGTACTTCCGTCCGCTCGAAGCCCGGTCGTTTGTCCCTGCCAGTAACCTTCAGCGCGAACCGTCGGGAGAATCCGTTCTCGGACGTGCTGTATGTCTTTGTCGGGGTATAACAATCCCCAATGCTCGCCGAGCAGTTCGTCTTCGCTGTACTCGTAAAGCTCGGCAAACGCCGTATTCACATAGACAAACTCACTGTCATCGTTGAGAATACTGATCGGTTCACGGGCATTCTCCATCGCTTCTAACTGCCGTTCACGTTGTCTCTGTGAGTGTGAATTATCGGCGTAATTTCGAATGCGATTTGCTAATAGTGAGTATTGGTCGCTTCCGGCATCCTTCTGGAGATAATCGGTCGCCCCGGCGGAAATGGCCTTGCCAGCTACTTCCTCCGACCCCTTCCCAGTAAAGAGAATGAATGGAAGGTTAGGGTAGCCCTCTCGGACGGTTTCGAGAAAATCGAGCCCTGTCTTTCCCGGCATATCGTAATCGCTAATGATACAGTCAAAATCCGTCTCACGGAGAAGTTCGATACCTTCGTCCGCACTCTTGGCGGTCGCGATGGAGAACGAGTCGTCCTTACGTTCCAGATACGTCGCAGTCAGGTCTGTAAAATCTGGTTGATCGTCGACGTGAAGGATACGTATTGGACGGTCTGTCATCTCGATACGATCAATTCACCATAATAATCAAAACAGTATGAGAATAAAAACGTGCTGGCCGAAAACTAGGTATTTGAAACGGTGGAAGCAGAGGAATCGTTATATCCTGTGGAAAGCGATCTCCTCCACTTAGTGAACATCGACTTGCTCTAGTCGAACAGACTTCGGGAAAACACGCGGGCTCAATCGCTGGGTTCAGGCAGTCCTACACTGCTCTCGGCTTAAAGAAGGCTATATTCACCGGGAAACACCGCGTCGACTGGGGTAGATAAGATCGTTGTGAGTATCTGAGTTATTGCCCATCTCGCGAATCGCGACTGGTGTCGAGTTGCCAGGTGAACAGTGCCTTCAGCACAACGACGAGGCTGTTCGTCTGGCCCGTGCCCCAGATGGCGGTTTCGTCACGAGGTTCGGGTGGGTGTTCACCGTTGCCGTCGACGAGCACGCTCACGAGCGTCTTATTCCGGTCCACCATGAGGAGGCGACCAGCAGGCGTATCCGACCAGTCCCACACCGATTCGAACAGTTGCGCGTCAGGAACGTCCTGTTCGAGTCGGGCTTCGACGGATTGTGACATCTCTGCGAGCCGGATCGAGACCCCACGGTCGCTGGCGGTCGAGAGGCATTCAGCGATCTCGTCCGTCAGCAGCTCCCCGACACTCATGTACGCGACCTCGGCATCAGCGGACGAGATGAAATCCACGACGCGTTCGGTCACGGTGTCCCGGCCGGTTACCGTCCAGACACCCTGCTGTTCAGTACTGCGAGTCGCTGATGCAAGCTCGTCGAGTGCGTCTGTCAGGACCGTCACTCGGTTGTCGTATTCCTGTTCGAAGTGACGGCCGGCCGTCTCCGTCGAAATGGCCCAAAATCGCTTGGGACTAGACTGTTTCACGTCGACGAGACCGCGATCATGTAGCTCTTCAGCTGCGTCGTAGACGCGTGTTCGGGGGACATCGGCAACTTCACTCACGTCCTGAGCAGTCCCTTCACCCAGACTGACGAGTGCGACGAATGTCCGGGCGGCGTAGGTACTGAGGCCGAGCGCTTTGAGCTGTTTGACGGCTGTGGATCGTGCTTGGTCGGATGGATCGCCGAACATTAACTCGTCACCACTCCTGTGAAAACCACCGTGTATGGTGGTTTCTGGCGTGTAGCGACAGAGAGGTTGGGACCAGATCTGTGCCTACACGCCATTCTACCCTCTGTGCTACCCGCACAAAGAAGTATTGTGATTAAGTGAGTGAACAGTTAAACAATACTGGTTTCAAGCCTCTCAAAACCCTCAAATACGGAATTATTTTGTGATTATTTGGGTGACATCGATGGATATCGGTGCGACGTACTAAACATCCGGGGCACGAACCAGGAGGTAGCAGTCGAGGTTGGGACCAATGGAAGATGTTTCAAATCAAGACCAAGCGATCGAATTGCTCCAACAACTCGGGCTCAAAGAGTACGAAGCCAAGTCGTTCGTCGCGCTCACACGCCGACAGCAGGGAACGGCCAAAGACATTAGCGAGACCTCCGAGGTGCCACGGACGCGCGTCTACGACGCGATTCGCGTACTGGAATCGAAGGGGCTGGTAGAAACCCAGCACTCGAAGCCGCAGATATTTCGAGCGGTCTCTATCGACGAGGCGATTAACACGCTCCAGTCGGAGTACGCCGAGCGCACCGAGTCACTCCGGAGTGCCCTGAGCGGGCTTGAACCGACCGACGATGGAGAATCGACGGAGGCCACCCACGAGGTGTGGTCCATCTCCGGCGATATGGGCATTACAAGCCGGACACAGCAGTTGATCGAGGGAGCGACAGAGGAGTTGATCCTCGTGATCGGCCACGAGAGTATTTTCACCGACCAGTTGGCCGAACAACTGCAATCGGCTCAGGAACGCGATGTGAACGTCATTGTTGGGACAGTCGATGAAGGCCTCCAGGCCACGATTCAGGATACCCTTCCCGGTGTCGAAGTGTTCGTCTCGGGATTGGACTGGTTGAGTCGGTCACCGCTTCCAGACGACGATACCGAGATCAGTCGGCTGTTACTGGCCGACCGTGAGGCGATTTTGGTGAGTTCGTTCACCGAAACGAGTGCAGACGGTCGTGAGCACGAACAAGGCGTCTTTGGCCGCGGATTCGACAACGGGCTGGTCGCGATCACGCGACGGCTGATGGCGACGGGATTGCTGTCTACAAACGATCCCGAAACTGAGGAGAGTTAGGACCCGCTCGTGAGCGTCGGAGAGAACGTCATATCAGTGGCCGGGAACAACAGACGTGTCCCCGATGGCACCAGCTGCCGTCTCTCGACGCGACGTCTTCCGTTCGATAGCGACAACGGAGTATCTCGACTGGCCGGCGTATGACTTGACGCCGCTGTACGGCCTGAGTCCACTGACGGCGCTCATTGAGGATTTCCGGACCGTCTCGGGTGTCTGGTTCGAGCACGACGCCCACGACTTCGTGACCGCTCGATTGAACAGATCCGAGAGATGTACCGGCAGACCATCACTCGGCTCCTGAGCGAAGTTGCTGAGACAGAGCAGTTTTTTCGAGCTGGAATCGTCGTAGTCGACATTACCGAAGCTACCCCCTTCACCGGCGATAGAACGGGCTACGAAGACGAAATCGTCGGTACGAAGGAGAAGACCGACGAATACGCCTATCAGTGGGCGACGGTCCAGTTGGTCGGGAATGCCGTCCCGATTGTGCTCAACTGTCACAGTTGCAGATAAGTTGAGACTGGCCATCTCAATGCATATGGCATTCTGGCGCAGTTCATAAATAGTATGAAGGCGTAGTCTAGAGTAGAACGATGGCTCGAATCACCGGCTCCTATCCAGACGATCTCGATCTCCTCATCGAGGGCGCTGTTGAGGCTGGTGTGTTCAGTGGCAAGAGCGATGCGTTGCGCGAGTTCGTGCGTGAATACTTCGAGGACCACAAAAGCCAGCGTATTGCAGCTGCAGTCGCCCTCTACGAACACGAGCGAATCACACTCGGTGATGCTGCGAGACTCGCTGCTGTCGATCGGTGGACAATGCGGGATATCCTCCGTGAGCACGGTGTTGAGCTCCGCCTCGGACTCGTTGACGAAGACGACGCAACCTACGAAGCAGAGGCAGCAAGCGAACTCGAATTCGGTGACGAGGACTCGTCTGATGAGGAGTCACAGGTAAATAACAGGTGACGACATTCCAGCGAACCTGAGCGTCCTGAACACGACTGTCTTCTCGAATTTCGCCTACATCGACCAGCTGTGGGTAGTTACTGACCGCTCTGGAATCTGTACGGTGCCAGCCGTTCGAAAGGAACTCGAACACGGCGTTGATGGCCATCCGTATCTTCAGTCAGCACTGGATATACTTGACGACGAGATTCCAGTCGCGACGATTTCTGACACCGTCGCAAACAGAGAAGCGGTTGTCGGTGACCATCTCGATCCCGGTGAAGCACAGGCGTTTGCCTTGGCAGACACTGAGAACGGTCGTCTACTGACCGACGACGGAGATTCCCGATCGTTTGCGAAAGACCAGGGCGTGACCGTTGGGGGTCGGTCGGGGTTCTGTTGGCTGCGATCGATGCTGGAAAGATTGATGAGCCAACTGCCGATGGGTGGCTGTCGACGTGGATCGATGAAATCGGCTACTACGTGCCATACCAGTCGGTTTCGGAATATCGGTGACCACACATGCCGTCTCCTCCATATCGGGTATAGTCTCAATGGATGGACGACAGGGCGTGCCTGAGTACTGGCCATCCCTCCTATTGTGACATCACGAGCTCGAACCGCGCCCCGCCCTCAGACCCGTCTGTCACAGACACCGTCCACCCGTGAGCTTCTACGATCCGCTTCACGATGGTTAGTCCGAATCCGGTGCCGCAACTCGTCGAGGAATGGCCCGGTTCAAAAATCTCCTCGCGCCGATCTGCGGGGATCCCAGACCCATCGTCTTCGACGTAGATAGTGTCTTCATCGACACGTCCGACACGAACGGTCACGTCCGTGCCACCGTGTTCGATAGCGTTTCGGAACAGATTCTCGAACACGTGCCGTAATCGGTCGCGATCGCCCTGGAAGGTCATTTTATCAGTTATCTCGAGGGTCGCTGCGTCTGTGTCTACCGTTCCCCAGCACTTCCCGACGAGATCGGTCAGACTGACCGACTCCGTTTCGTCTATCGTCTCGCCCTGCCGAGCGAGCGTCAACGTGTCCGTGATGATCGCCTCCATCCGGTTGAGTGATCGTAAGAGTGGATCCAGGTGCTCGCTCTCTGTTTGTTCATCGAGGATCGTTGCGCGGCCCTGTGCGACGTTGAGCGGGTTGCGCAGGTCGTGGGAGACGACGCTCGCAAACTCGTCGAGCCGCTCCTTTTGCCGACGAAGCTGTCGTTCCCGTTCGACGCGGTCGGTGACGTCCCGGGTAATTCCCACGAGACGGGTTACGTAGCCGTCAGTGAGTACTGGCGCGAGATTCGTCTGCCAGATGCGTGCCTCCTCATCGATTTCTAACTCTTCCTGATACGAGATCGGCTCGCGTGCTTTGACACACCGGTGATAGTTCGCTTCGAGGTCGGCTCCCTCTTGCTCACCGAATACATCACGAGGCGTTTCTCCCCGGACCTCTTCGGTCATAAGGCCGGTTTGTCGCTCGTATGCCGGGCTGAGCCGGTCGAATTCGAACGTAACGTCGTCGTCTGAAGCGTCGACATCGACGAAGAAGATTGCGTCCTCTGCATTGTTGAGGAGGGCCCCGTACTCTCCAGCCAGTTCCCGGAGTTCGCGTTCCTGTTCTTTCCGCTCGGTAATCTCCCGGCTGTTGAGTAGAATACCGTCGATGACATCGTCTTCGAGCCGGTTCCGCATCGTGGCTTCGATCCAGCACCACGACCCGTCGGCGTGTTTGAATCGGACTTCGACGGTCTGGGGTTCGTCCGGAGTCTCAAGAACAGCTTCGACCGCCTCAGCGTTTTTGTCCCGATCGTCGGG carries:
- a CDS encoding UPF0175 family protein, producing the protein MARITGSYPDDLDLLIEGAVEAGVFSGKSDALREFVREYFEDHKSQRIAAAVALYEHERITLGDAARLAAVDRWTMRDILREHGVELRLGLVDEDDATYEAEAASELEFGDEDSSDEESQVNNR
- a CDS encoding TrmB family transcriptional regulator, whose amino-acid sequence is MEDVSNQDQAIELLQQLGLKEYEAKSFVALTRRQQGTAKDISETSEVPRTRVYDAIRVLESKGLVETQHSKPQIFRAVSIDEAINTLQSEYAERTESLRSALSGLEPTDDGESTEATHEVWSISGDMGITSRTQQLIEGATEELILVIGHESIFTDQLAEQLQSAQERDVNVIVGTVDEGLQATIQDTLPGVEVFVSGLDWLSRSPLPDDDTEISRLLLADREAILVSSFTETSADGREHEQGVFGRGFDNGLVAITRRLMATGLLSTNDPETEES
- a CDS encoding TrmB family transcriptional regulator, translating into MFGDPSDQARSTAVKQLKALGLSTYAARTFVALVSLGEGTAQDVSEVADVPRTRVYDAAEELHDRGLVDVKQSSPKRFWAISTETAGRHFEQEYDNRVTVLTDALDELASATRSTEQQGVWTVTGRDTVTERVVDFISSADAEVAYMSVGELLTDEIAECLSTASDRGVSIRLAEMSQSVEARLEQDVPDAQLFESVWDWSDTPAGRLLMVDRNKTLVSVLVDGNGEHPPEPRDETAIWGTGQTNSLVVVLKALFTWQLDTSRDSRDGQ
- a CDS encoding PAS domain S-box protein, whose protein sequence is MTDRPIRILHVDDQPDFTDLTATYLERKDDSFSIATAKSADEGIELLRETDFDCIISDYDMPGKTGLDFLETVREGYPNLPFILFTGKGSEEVAGKAISAGATDYLQKDAGSDQYSLLANRIRNYADNSHSQRQRERQLEAMENAREPISILNDDSEFVYVNTAFAELYEYSEDELLGEHWGLLYPDKDIQHVRERILPTVRAEGYWQGQTTGLRADGSTFVEDHIISTTDRGDLVCTVRNATERDERERTLERHETVIEALNDPVYALDSEGRFTFVNDAFVSLVGYERERILGGTPELIKNRSDVEIAERNLAGLLSSTGPESLVFEVEVQPKDGDSIYCEDHMGVLPYEGDGFDGSVGVLRDITERKERERDLQRYEAIIEASGDPVYSLDTDGRFTFVNEAGIEMTGYDVETLLGEHISIIMDGADIERGKRLIDSLLTSDETWDTFEMEVVTRDGKRILCENHLGLMPEDCEYNGTVGILRDITDRSE
- a CDS encoding PAS domain S-box protein — encoded protein: MEDTETSDTRSENQTDRYRMLVEESNDVATIIDTDGTIRYVSPAVTRVLGYDAEELVGNSGYEYVYPDDRDKNAEAVEAVLETPDEPQTVEVRFKHADGSWCWIEATMRNRLEDDVIDGILLNSREITERKEQERELRELAGEYGALLNNAEDAIFFVDVDASDDDVTFEFDRLSPAYERQTGLMTEEVRGETPRDVFGEQEGADLEANYHRCVKAREPISYQEELEIDEEARIWQTNLAPVLTDGYVTRLVGITRDVTDRVERERQLRRQKERLDEFASVVSHDLRNPLNVAQGRATILDEQTESEHLDPLLRSLNRMEAIITDTLTLARQGETIDETESVSLTDLVGKCWGTVDTDAATLEITDKMTFQGDRDRLRHVFENLFRNAIEHGGTDVTVRVGRVDEDTIYVEDDGSGIPADRREEIFEPGHSSTSCGTGFGLTIVKRIVEAHGWTVSVTDGSEGGARFELVMSQ